In a single window of the Zea mays cultivar B73 chromosome 5, Zm-B73-REFERENCE-NAM-5.0, whole genome shotgun sequence genome:
- the LOC100501171 gene encoding uncharacterized protein isoform X1 has protein sequence MAHLQFLRRQKQRSLSRRARTLAIATAAAAAAAASATGSSWPPVTTRLPMRQATRRRGRHQSTKSSTESRSTSQSHSHTLSMAIGSPKPEEASTDGAGLDERARTLRREGKKEERCGTSEQLERRQLDQGGESLRLDCGGYGSAQAGGKKRWLGFCDCSSGERRVCNRSCGLVVG, from the coding sequence ATGGCACACCTTCAATTCTTGCGGCGCCAGAAGCAGCGGAGCTTGAGCCGGCGCGCTAGGACATTGGCGATCGCGACGGCAGCGGCGGCAGCCGCGGCGGCGTCAGCGACGGGGTCGAGCTGGCCTCCCGTGACGACGCGGCTGCCGATGAGGCAGGCGACGAGGAGAAGGGGCAGGCACCAGAGCACGAAGTCGAGCACCGAGTCGAGGTCGACGTCCCAGTCCCACTCCCACACCCTCAGCATGGCCATTGGGAGTCCGAAGCCGGAGGAGGCAAGCACGGACGGAGCTGGACTGGACGAGCGAGCGAGGACGCTGAGAAGGGAGGGAAAAAAAGAGGAAAGGTGTGGAACGAGCGAGCAGCTAGAGCGGCGGCAGCTGGATCAAGGTGGAGAATcgctgcggctggactgcggcggATATGGATCGGCGCAGGCCGGCGGAAAAAAAAGGTGGCTGGGGTTTTGCGATTGCAGCAGCGGGGAGAGACGTGTTTGTAATCGATCGTGTGGTCTCGTGGTCGGCTGA